In Arthrobacter sp. B3I9, the following are encoded in one genomic region:
- a CDS encoding serine/threonine-protein kinase, whose translation MEDLSAEDAAAVDTGAEDSGATNTVTEDFAGAGVAPPIVPGYDVGRWLGRGGSATVWLATETSTGRKVALKCFPSGGGTGEEPGSEAEMRREVRVLSVLDHDHLVRVHAVVRLHFLPETGSDGGRGLGLVLDYAPGGSLAALVAGRARLSAGETVTVLTPVAQVLAYLHAHGFTHGDVAPGNVLFTAQGKPLLADLGVARMVADTTADAQHGTDGFRDPAPVDAVRAGLQPERDVYSLAALGWFCLSGRAPEPEQQRPPLPLLVPGVPAALAAALEAGLREDRRLRPTAAELATAIYRSARAEPVDLSGSVHPTVIPELLTRRVLPRRGRERGVERLRRWSGDVSRMIRRTPAAVSGQAAAAALSHSPARHAPPRAAAGLVPPRSAARLLPLLPHHPRARLVPPRPPARHAAHGAIAGKNAARSLGGGPPGLRVAALTVLALLTVVTGAWLLAGVRLPAPFPALSGAGAEAGAAQSPSQSPPYRGALEPAPPTTIPQDIQALLRSEDPAEAVRGLSRLRALAFNSGDLELLDEVNAPGSPAAAADARTGARLRESGHVLTGFANVLTTVERAPVSGPWRTVLAVSVASSAYQERDASGAMVAEAGPSGEQRLRLVLVQVDGRWRIQEILPPSTAPG comes from the coding sequence ATGGAAGATCTCAGTGCGGAAGATGCCGCCGCGGTAGATACCGGCGCGGAAGATTCCGGGGCGACAAATACCGTGACGGAAGATTTCGCAGGGGCTGGCGTCGCCCCACCGATAGTTCCCGGTTACGACGTCGGCCGCTGGCTCGGCCGCGGGGGCAGCGCCACAGTCTGGCTTGCCACCGAGACGTCGACAGGCCGGAAGGTTGCGCTGAAATGTTTTCCGTCCGGCGGCGGCACGGGGGAGGAGCCCGGTTCCGAGGCGGAGATGCGGCGCGAAGTCCGCGTCCTGTCCGTGCTGGACCACGACCACCTCGTCAGGGTGCACGCGGTGGTGCGCCTGCACTTTCTTCCTGAAACCGGTAGCGACGGGGGCCGAGGGCTGGGCCTCGTGCTGGACTATGCGCCCGGCGGCTCGCTCGCAGCCCTCGTCGCGGGCCGGGCGCGGCTGAGCGCCGGCGAGACGGTGACCGTACTGACCCCCGTCGCGCAGGTACTGGCATATCTGCACGCGCACGGCTTCACCCACGGCGACGTCGCCCCCGGCAATGTGTTGTTTACGGCGCAGGGCAAGCCCCTCCTGGCCGATCTCGGTGTCGCGCGGATGGTGGCGGACACCACCGCGGACGCCCAACACGGCACGGACGGTTTCCGTGACCCGGCACCCGTGGATGCAGTGCGGGCCGGGCTGCAGCCCGAACGCGACGTCTATTCCCTTGCAGCCCTCGGCTGGTTCTGTCTGTCCGGGCGCGCCCCTGAGCCGGAGCAGCAGCGGCCGCCGCTGCCGCTGCTGGTGCCCGGGGTTCCGGCTGCCCTCGCCGCTGCGCTGGAGGCAGGCCTGCGGGAGGACCGGCGCCTCCGGCCAACGGCTGCGGAGCTCGCCACAGCGATCTATCGGAGTGCCAGGGCGGAGCCGGTGGACCTGTCCGGATCAGTCCACCCGACCGTGATCCCGGAGCTGCTCACCCGGCGTGTCCTGCCCCGCAGAGGGCGGGAGCGCGGGGTTGAACGGCTCCGCCGCTGGTCCGGCGATGTCTCCCGAATGATCCGGCGGACCCCGGCCGCAGTCTCGGGACAGGCGGCCGCGGCCGCACTGTCCCACTCGCCGGCAAGGCACGCGCCGCCGCGCGCGGCAGCAGGGCTGGTACCGCCCCGCTCGGCCGCACGGCTTCTACCGCTACTACCGCATCATCCGCGGGCAAGGCTTGTACCGCCGCGCCCACCGGCAAGGCATGCTGCCCACGGTGCTATTGCCGGCAAAAATGCTGCAAGGTCACTTGGTGGCGGACCCCCCGGTCTCCGGGTGGCAGCTTTGACGGTGCTGGCGTTGCTGACCGTTGTCACAGGTGCCTGGCTGCTGGCTGGCGTCCGGCTGCCGGCGCCCTTTCCCGCGTTGTCCGGCGCCGGTGCGGAAGCGGGCGCTGCCCAAAGTCCTTCCCAATCCCCACCGTATAGAGGAGCCCTGGAGCCGGCCCCGCCTACGACGATCCCGCAGGACATCCAGGCCCTGCTCCGGTCCGAGGACCCCGCAGAGGCTGTCCGCGGACTATCCCGGCTCCGTGCGCTGGCCTTCAATTCCGGGGACCTGGAACTGCTGGACGAAGTCAACGCCCCGGGATCCCCTGCAGCGGCCGCGGACGCCAGGACCGGCGCCCGGCTGCGGGAATCCGGCCACGTGCTGACAGGTTTTGCCAACGTGTTGACCACGGTGGAACGAGCGCCGGTCAGCGGGCCCTGGCGCACCGTCCTGGCCGTCAGCGTGGCGTCGTCCGCCTACCAGGAGCGGGACGCATCGGGCGCCATGGTGGCCGAGGCCGGCCCCTCCGGGGAGCAGCGGCTCCGGCTGGTGCTCGTGCAGGTCGATGGCCGGTGGAGGATCCAGGAAATCCTTCCCCCAAGTACTGCTCCGGGCTAG
- the lipA gene encoding lipoyl synthase, protein MTLAPEGRKMLRIEQRNAATPVERKPEWIKAKVQMGPEFVQLKNLVKKEGLHTVCEEAGCPNIFECWEDKEATFLIGGSECTRRCDFCQIDTGKPSPVDMFEPTKVARSVQSMQLRYATVTGVARDDLADEGVWLYAETVRKIHELNPGTGVELLIPDFSGKPEHIAAICDSKPEVFAHNVETVPRIFKRIRPAFRYDRSLDVITQGRKLGMVTKSNLILGMGETREEISEALRDLHEAGCDLITITQYLRPSERHLPVDRWVKPQEFVDLQQEADEIGFLGVMSGPLVRSSYRAGRLWATAMRKKGWEIPAELAHIESSGSTRQEASSLLAARS, encoded by the coding sequence GTGACACTGGCACCAGAAGGCCGGAAGATGCTGCGCATCGAGCAGCGGAACGCGGCCACACCGGTGGAACGCAAGCCGGAATGGATCAAGGCCAAGGTCCAGATGGGCCCGGAGTTCGTGCAGCTCAAGAACCTGGTCAAGAAGGAAGGCCTGCACACCGTCTGTGAGGAGGCCGGCTGCCCCAACATCTTCGAATGCTGGGAAGACAAGGAAGCGACGTTCCTGATCGGCGGCTCCGAATGTACCCGGCGCTGCGACTTCTGCCAGATCGACACGGGCAAGCCGTCGCCGGTGGACATGTTCGAGCCGACCAAGGTGGCCCGCTCCGTGCAGTCCATGCAGCTGCGGTACGCCACCGTCACCGGTGTGGCCCGCGATGACCTCGCCGACGAGGGCGTCTGGCTGTACGCCGAAACAGTCCGCAAGATCCACGAGCTCAACCCGGGCACCGGCGTCGAACTCCTCATTCCGGACTTCTCCGGAAAACCCGAACACATCGCGGCGATCTGCGACTCGAAGCCCGAGGTGTTCGCCCACAACGTCGAGACCGTGCCCCGGATCTTCAAGCGGATCCGCCCGGCCTTCCGCTACGACCGGTCGCTGGATGTGATCACGCAGGGCCGCAAGCTCGGCATGGTGACCAAGTCGAACCTGATCCTGGGCATGGGCGAGACCCGCGAGGAGATCTCCGAGGCCCTGCGGGACCTGCACGAGGCCGGCTGTGACCTGATCACCATCACCCAGTACCTGCGCCCGTCCGAGCGGCACCTGCCGGTGGACCGCTGGGTCAAGCCGCAGGAGTTCGTTGACCTGCAGCAGGAAGCGGACGAGATCGGCTTCCTCGGCGTCATGTCCGGGCCGCTGGTGCGTTCCTCCTACCGGGCCGGCCGGCTCTGGGCCACCGCGATGCGCAAGAAGGGCTGGGAAATCCCGGCCGAGCTCGCCCACATCGAAAGCTCCGGAAGCACCCGCCAGGAAGCCAGCTCACTGCTGGCCGCGCGCTCCTAA
- a CDS encoding TIGR01777 family oxidoreductase yields the protein MRIIIAGASGLIGTAVSRTLRNAGHDVGVLVRRPPASAAEFHWNPAEGRIDETALRGADAVVNLSGAGIGDRPWTRARINELRSSRLGPTRTLTAAMARQETPPAVFLSQSGSSYYRDAGAVLLRENAPAGEGILARLCADWEAAAHEAPAGVRVVTPRTGVVLSRTGGAMGRLMPLLRLGVGGPLGNGRQYWPWVTLPDVAGAFAFLLSSRLSGPVNVCAPESADLNSLIAQLAEALHRPAVLRVPAPVLRLVMGKLADELLLASQRLEPAMLDEAGYQWRHPSLAQAAAWVAGEGPDA from the coding sequence ATGCGAATCATTATTGCCGGCGCCTCCGGGCTGATCGGAACCGCCGTTTCCCGGACCCTGCGCAACGCCGGGCACGACGTTGGTGTCCTGGTCCGGCGGCCCCCGGCCTCCGCGGCCGAGTTCCACTGGAACCCGGCCGAGGGCCGCATCGACGAGACCGCGCTCCGGGGAGCGGACGCGGTGGTCAACCTTTCCGGCGCCGGCATCGGCGACCGGCCCTGGACCCGGGCCCGCATCAACGAACTCCGCAGTTCCCGGCTGGGTCCCACCCGGACCCTGACGGCCGCCATGGCCCGGCAGGAGACCCCGCCGGCCGTGTTCCTGAGCCAGTCCGGCTCCAGCTATTACCGGGACGCGGGTGCAGTGCTGTTGCGCGAGAACGCTCCTGCCGGCGAGGGCATCCTGGCCAGGCTCTGTGCGGACTGGGAGGCGGCGGCACACGAGGCGCCGGCCGGGGTGCGGGTGGTCACGCCGCGCACAGGCGTGGTCCTGAGCCGCACGGGTGGGGCCATGGGCCGGCTGATGCCGCTCCTGCGCCTTGGCGTCGGCGGGCCCCTCGGCAACGGCCGGCAGTACTGGCCCTGGGTCACACTTCCCGATGTGGCCGGGGCATTCGCGTTCCTGCTCTCGAGCCGGCTGTCCGGGCCGGTGAACGTGTGCGCCCCCGAAAGCGCCGACCTGAATTCCCTGATTGCGCAGCTGGCGGAGGCGCTGCACCGGCCGGCCGTGCTGCGGGTTCCGGCACCTGTGCTGCGCCTGGTGATGGGCAAGCTCGCGGACGAACTGTTGCTGGCGAGCCAGCGGCTGGAACCGGCCATGCTCGACGAAGCCGGCTACCAGTGGCGGCACCCGTCCCTCGCACAAGCGGCCGCCTGGGTAGCGGGCGAGGGCCCGGACGCCTGA
- a CDS encoding DUF4191 domain-containing protein, with the protein MANSPDPRTSSSSASGSSAVTPKRGLFSRKAKVATAKKPSRLKQIGEVFQMTRRNDPMVPWLMLLAFLGVVAVSLLVGFLMENWITGLIIGIALGVLAATFILSRRAERAAFAQIENQPGAAGAALGTLKRGWIVEEQPVAVNPRTQDVVFRAIGRPGVVLVSEGPTSRVKPLVDAERKRLARILPNVTIHVIESGRGEGQVPISQVAKKMNKLNKELTKIEVSAVSKRISSLGSRLPIPKGIDPYKARPDRKAARGR; encoded by the coding sequence ATGGCGAATTCCCCTGACCCCCGCACGTCCAGTTCTTCGGCCTCCGGCTCTTCAGCCGTCACTCCGAAGCGTGGCCTCTTCTCCCGTAAGGCCAAGGTAGCGACGGCTAAGAAGCCGAGCCGCCTGAAGCAGATCGGCGAGGTCTTCCAGATGACCCGGCGCAACGATCCGATGGTGCCCTGGCTCATGCTGCTGGCCTTCCTTGGCGTTGTGGCTGTCAGCCTTCTGGTTGGCTTCCTTATGGAAAACTGGATCACCGGCCTGATCATCGGCATCGCGCTGGGGGTGCTTGCCGCGACCTTCATCCTGTCCCGCAGGGCCGAGCGGGCCGCCTTCGCACAGATCGAAAACCAGCCCGGGGCCGCAGGTGCAGCGCTGGGCACGCTCAAGCGCGGCTGGATCGTCGAAGAACAGCCGGTCGCCGTGAACCCGCGCACCCAGGACGTGGTCTTCCGCGCCATCGGCCGGCCCGGCGTCGTGCTGGTCAGTGAAGGTCCCACCAGCCGGGTGAAGCCGCTGGTCGACGCCGAACGCAAACGCCTTGCGCGCATCCTGCCGAATGTCACCATCCACGTGATCGAAAGCGGCCGCGGTGAGGGCCAGGTGCCGATCAGCCAGGTCGCCAAGAAGATGAACAAGCTGAACAAGGAACTGACCAAGATCGAGGTCAGTGCCGTGTCCAAGCGGATCTCCTCGCTGGGAAGCCGCCTGCCGATCCCGAAGGGCATTGATCCGTACAAGGCCCGCCCGGACCGCAAGGCTGCCCGCGGACGCTAG
- a CDS encoding AsnC family protein — protein sequence MKTLIGSMDGKGPAEALYAVAELRKEVARTETEVVLRARQAGLSWEAIATCLGVSKQAVHKKYGKR from the coding sequence GTGAAGACATTGATCGGTTCGATGGACGGCAAGGGCCCGGCGGAAGCCCTGTATGCGGTCGCGGAGCTCCGGAAGGAAGTTGCCCGCACCGAGACGGAAGTGGTGTTGCGCGCACGCCAGGCCGGCCTGTCATGGGAGGCCATCGCGACCTGCCTTGGCGTGAGCAAACAGGCCGTGCATAAGAAGTACGGGAAGCGTTGA
- a CDS encoding MBL fold metallo-hydrolase, with protein sequence MVHPEMLVEPVVQELRLPAGIVGPVEVTMDVRCFIVSHPDGLLLIDTGPGSADPIGEALNRAGAGWDDVTDVILTHAHPDHFGGLADVVARSPQAVVWAGARDCPDIPSPEPPRPLAEGDRVRSLQVVEAPGHTAGHICLSFEDRILFVGDALFSDAGALGRAPEAFTADPVQAEESLRKLARLEPERMLFAHGPEIPDPVTALHRLLQDAPEAP encoded by the coding sequence ATGGTCCATCCCGAGATGTTGGTAGAACCGGTCGTCCAGGAGCTCCGCCTTCCGGCCGGGATTGTTGGGCCGGTTGAGGTGACGATGGACGTCCGATGCTTCATCGTCTCCCACCCGGACGGGCTGCTGTTGATCGACACCGGTCCGGGCAGCGCCGATCCCATCGGAGAAGCACTGAACCGCGCCGGCGCAGGGTGGGATGACGTGACCGACGTCATCCTGACGCATGCGCATCCGGACCATTTTGGCGGCCTCGCCGACGTCGTGGCCCGGAGCCCGCAGGCCGTGGTCTGGGCCGGTGCCCGTGACTGTCCCGACATCCCGTCCCCCGAGCCGCCCCGACCGCTGGCAGAGGGTGACAGGGTCCGCAGTCTGCAGGTCGTGGAGGCCCCCGGGCACACTGCGGGACACATCTGCCTGTCGTTTGAGGACAGGATTCTGTTTGTGGGAGATGCTCTGTTCAGCGATGCGGGCGCACTCGGGCGGGCGCCGGAGGCGTTTACGGCAGATCCGGTGCAGGCGGAGGAATCACTCCGGAAGCTGGCCCGGCTGGAGCCCGAGCGGATGCTCTTTGCGCATGGGCCGGAGATCCCCGACCCCGTAACGGCCTTGCACCGGCTCCTCCAAGATGCGCCGGAGGCTCCCTGA
- the glnA gene encoding type I glutamate--ammonia ligase, translating to MFKTADEVLKFIKDEDIRFVDIRFTDLPGVQQHFNVPAKSVDADFFVNGQLFDGSSIRGFQGIAESDMQLIPDVTTAFVDTFRLEKTLALNFSIVNPRTGDPYHRDPRGVAEKAEAYLASTGIADTAFFAPEAEFFVFDNVQYQSSPQGSFYKIDSEEAHWNSGREEEGGNLGYKTPVKGGYFPVSPTDKQADLRDAMCIALDEAGLEVERSHHEVGSAGQAEINYKFTTLTHAADDLQKFKYVIKNTADAWGKSVTFMPKPVFGDNGSGMHCHQSLWNGGDPLFYDEKGYAGLSDTARWYIGGLLKHSSAVLAFTNPTVNSYRRLVKGFEAPVNMVYSQGNRSAGIRIPITGSNPKAKRIEFRAPDPSSNPYLAFAAQLMAGIDGIRNRIEPPAPIDKDLYELPAEEAKDIPKAPGTLEEALDALAEDNEFLQAGGVFTQDLIDTWIEYKYENEIRPLSLRPNPYEFELYYGV from the coding sequence ATGTTCAAGACTGCGGACGAAGTCCTCAAGTTCATCAAAGACGAAGACATCAGATTCGTCGATATCCGCTTCACCGACCTCCCCGGCGTTCAGCAGCACTTCAACGTGCCCGCCAAGAGTGTTGACGCGGACTTCTTCGTCAACGGCCAGCTTTTCGACGGATCCTCCATCCGCGGCTTCCAGGGCATCGCCGAGTCGGACATGCAGCTCATCCCGGACGTCACGACGGCGTTCGTAGACACGTTCCGCCTGGAGAAGACCCTCGCGCTGAACTTCTCGATCGTGAACCCCCGCACCGGTGACCCGTACCACCGCGATCCCCGCGGCGTGGCCGAGAAGGCCGAGGCCTACCTCGCCTCCACCGGCATCGCTGACACGGCGTTCTTTGCGCCGGAGGCCGAGTTCTTCGTCTTCGACAACGTGCAGTACCAGTCCTCCCCGCAGGGCAGCTTCTACAAGATCGACTCCGAGGAAGCCCACTGGAACTCGGGCCGCGAAGAAGAAGGCGGAAACCTCGGTTACAAGACCCCCGTCAAGGGCGGTTACTTCCCGGTCTCCCCGACCGACAAGCAGGCCGACCTGCGCGATGCCATGTGTATCGCACTGGATGAGGCCGGCCTTGAGGTCGAGCGCAGCCACCACGAAGTCGGTTCCGCCGGCCAGGCTGAGATCAACTACAAGTTCACCACCCTGACCCACGCGGCTGATGACCTGCAGAAGTTCAAGTACGTCATCAAGAACACCGCCGACGCCTGGGGCAAGTCCGTCACCTTCATGCCGAAGCCGGTCTTCGGTGACAACGGCTCGGGCATGCACTGCCACCAGTCGCTGTGGAATGGCGGCGACCCGCTGTTCTACGACGAGAAGGGTTACGCCGGCCTCTCCGACACGGCCCGCTGGTACATCGGCGGCCTGCTGAAGCACTCCTCGGCCGTTCTGGCCTTCACCAACCCGACGGTGAACTCCTACCGCCGCCTGGTCAAGGGCTTCGAGGCCCCGGTCAACATGGTCTACTCGCAGGGCAACCGCTCCGCCGGTATCCGTATCCCGATCACGGGTTCCAACCCGAAGGCCAAGCGCATCGAATTCCGCGCTCCGGACCCCTCCTCGAACCCGTACCTGGCCTTCGCCGCCCAGCTGATGGCCGGCATCGACGGCATCCGCAACCGCATCGAACCGCCCGCTCCGATCGACAAGGACCTCTACGAGCTCCCCGCCGAGGAAGCCAAGGACATCCCGAAGGCTCCGGGCACGCTCGAAGAAGCCCTGGATGCACTGGCTGAGGACAACGAGTTCCTGCAGGCCGGCGGCGTCTTCACCCAGGACCTGATCGACACCTGGATCGAGTACAAGTACGAGAACGAGATCCGTCCGCTCTCGCTGCGCCCGAACCCGTACGAGTTCGAGCTGTACTACGGCGTCTAG
- the lipB gene encoding lipoyl(octanoyl) transferase LipB, producing the protein MDAMTLQFLQLGLDPDFVDYSHGWDVQRELHEKVVAGTAPSTVLLLEHAAVYTAGKRTEDHERPFDGTPVVPVDRGGKLTWHGPGQLVGYPIIKLRNKAGIRDYVERLEAVIIAVLADYGIDAVRIKGRAGVWIEQDEKGPARKIAAIGIRVSDGVTMHGFAINCNNDLAPYGQIIACGITDAGVTTIAQETGRDVTPADLVSRIIEELRDNEQALVATHEGALL; encoded by the coding sequence CTGGATGCCATGACTCTTCAGTTCCTCCAGCTGGGTCTCGACCCTGACTTCGTTGACTACTCGCACGGCTGGGACGTCCAGCGTGAACTGCACGAAAAAGTCGTCGCCGGGACCGCGCCCAGCACCGTACTGTTGCTCGAGCATGCGGCTGTTTACACGGCCGGCAAACGCACCGAGGACCACGAACGCCCCTTTGACGGGACTCCGGTGGTGCCCGTGGACCGCGGCGGAAAGCTCACTTGGCACGGCCCCGGACAGCTCGTGGGCTACCCCATCATCAAGCTCAGGAACAAGGCCGGAATCCGCGATTATGTGGAGCGCCTCGAGGCTGTCATCATCGCCGTGCTGGCCGACTACGGCATCGATGCCGTGCGCATAAAGGGCCGTGCGGGCGTGTGGATCGAACAGGACGAGAAGGGCCCAGCCCGGAAGATCGCGGCCATCGGCATCCGGGTCAGCGACGGCGTGACGATGCATGGTTTTGCCATCAACTGCAACAACGACCTCGCGCCTTACGGCCAGATCATTGCCTGCGGGATCACCGACGCCGGTGTCACCACGATCGCCCAGGAGACAGGCCGGGACGTCACCCCGGCCGACCTCGTGTCGCGGATCATCGAAGAACTGCGCGACAATGAACAAGCCCTAGTTGCAACCCACGAAGGAGCTCTACTGTGA
- a CDS encoding RDD family protein — protein sequence MVDRKDLGSWLSGPDTSGISKYPGERLGLPESGPGSIARAGRRILAICIDWGIALLISNYAFAGNPWATLAVFAAEQALLIGTLGYSIGHRIMGIHVVRLGGAPAGPLPAVVRALLVCLVIPAVIFDPDQRGLHDKALNTVLIRM from the coding sequence GTGGTTGATCGTAAAGACTTAGGCTCATGGCTCAGCGGGCCGGATACGTCCGGCATCTCCAAGTACCCGGGGGAGCGGCTGGGCCTGCCCGAGTCCGGCCCCGGCTCCATCGCCCGCGCCGGCCGCCGGATCCTCGCCATCTGCATCGACTGGGGGATCGCCCTGCTCATCAGCAACTACGCCTTCGCCGGCAATCCGTGGGCCACCCTTGCCGTGTTCGCGGCGGAGCAGGCGCTGCTGATCGGCACGCTGGGCTACAGCATCGGGCACCGCATCATGGGAATCCACGTGGTACGGCTGGGCGGTGCCCCCGCAGGTCCACTCCCGGCAGTGGTCAGGGCCCTGCTGGTGTGCCTGGTCATCCCCGCCGTCATTTTCGACCCTGACCAGCGCGGGCTGCATGACAAAGCTCTGAACACCGTGCTGATCCGGATGTAA
- a CDS encoding GNAT family N-acetyltransferase has translation MDHVWLLPLKTLDGDARAIKLGEIAELDVREDQRTFVGDPLRMMLVALEEESRHPYAVDTNGTAVGVLTLQSGAASLAGWPDNDSVWLLRGFLIDRRHQGKGLGTLAAEAAFRAAAKLTAALGGNQTGVVLSVNEANQAGRAAYLKAGFEDRGQYLGGDSGPQRTMYRAF, from the coding sequence ATGGACCATGTGTGGCTGCTGCCGCTGAAGACTCTCGACGGCGACGCCCGCGCCATCAAGCTAGGGGAGATCGCCGAACTTGATGTGCGCGAGGACCAGCGCACCTTTGTAGGGGATCCGCTGCGGATGATGCTGGTGGCGCTGGAGGAGGAATCCCGCCACCCTTACGCGGTGGACACCAACGGGACGGCAGTAGGCGTGCTGACGCTGCAGAGCGGTGCGGCGAGCCTCGCCGGGTGGCCCGACAATGATTCCGTCTGGCTGCTCCGCGGATTCCTGATCGACCGCCGGCACCAGGGCAAGGGCCTCGGCACTCTCGCCGCCGAGGCCGCTTTCCGGGCCGCCGCGAAACTGACGGCAGCCCTCGGCGGGAACCAGACCGGCGTCGTGCTGTCCGTCAACGAAGCCAATCAGGCCGGCCGGGCCGCCTACCTCAAAGCCGGCTTCGAGGACCGGGGACAGTACCTGGGCGGCGATTCCGGCCCGCAAAGGACCATGTACCGGGCCTTCTGA